One Setaria italica strain Yugu1 chromosome II, Setaria_italica_v2.0, whole genome shotgun sequence DNA segment encodes these proteins:
- the LOC111255675 gene encoding uncharacterized protein LOC111255675 — MAASTVSSCVPPSLPESAAASGLVLLDRWCYIADLPNNTTAASTTSSGLPIKVTFRAARPPLLSHFCVHCPGLDFRKIGPKIVATDADLVLLRVPIDPNSINRGLDWDYFVYRPRAQWLNLLPNPHPRVLDDSATALISREDGAWYVVAALGVRLPLYDGRALIRWDFDLHLYRSSDSKGWISKRLSVNEFERDKLIPLPRAVDRLYHETEKTITIGGEHGTVAWVDLWRGIFFCDVLKECPLLQDVPLPVPARSAGKG, encoded by the coding sequence ATGGCTGCCTCCACCGTCTCCTCCTGCGTTCCACCTTCTCTTCCcgagtccgccgccgcctcaggcTTGGTTCTCCTCGACAGGTGGTGCTACATCGCCGACCTCCCCAACAACACCACCGCCGCGAGCACCACGAGCAGCGGCTTGCCTATCAAGGTGAccttccgcgccgcccgcccgccactTCTCTCCCACTTTTGTGTCCACTGCCCTGGCCTGGACTTCCGCAAAATAGGGCCCAAGATTGTCGCCACCGACGCAGatctcgtcctcctccgcgtTCCCATCGACCCCAACAGCATCAACAGAGGATTGGACTGGGACTACTTCGTCTACAGGCCGCGCGCCCAGTGGCTAAATCTGCTACCGAACCCGCACCCCAGGGTGCTCGACGACTCCGCAACTGCCCTCATTAGCCGCGAAGACGGCGCTTGGTATGTCGTTGCTGCTCTCGGTGTTAGGCTCCCCCTGTACGATGGCCGCGCGCTCATTAGGTGGGACTTCGACCTCCACCTGTACAGATCCTCAGATTCCAAAGGGTGGATCTCCAAGCGGTTGTCAGTGAATGAGTTCGAGAGGGACAAGCTTATCCCTTTACCTCGAGCAGTCGACAGGCTGTACCACGAGACGGAGAAGACCATCACAATTGGTGGTGAGCATGGCACGGTCGCCTGGGTGGACCTCTGGCGTGGCATCTTCTTTTGCGACGTGCTCAAGGAATGCCCACTGCTCCAGGATGTCCCACTGCCAGTGCCGGCAAGGAGTGCCGGCAAGGGGTGA